In Arachis stenosperma cultivar V10309 chromosome 1, arast.V10309.gnm1.PFL2, whole genome shotgun sequence, one DNA window encodes the following:
- the LOC130980799 gene encoding uncharacterized protein LOC130980799, with amino-acid sequence MTVVAPMEIRTFSDFVNKARVVEEYVKMVALSKETHEGNTSQGRGKYFHPRGQSFKRGGYVPHGGCFNYGLPGHLARDCTRGKTPNAGQSQHQGRVFAVNAKDASKADPLMRGICLIGDKTLVALYDTGASHSFISFDKVEELGLKVAKLAFELHVHTPHQTVMTRSCCWQVGFKLEGRDSVHDLICLLMVGLEIILGFDWLSKNRVLLDCFERSIQFIPEGENGVVMAEGYYLNSVVVHCSGKECQGYILLAANALGDA; translated from the exons ATGACTGTTGTGGCTCCTATGGAGATTCGTACCTTCTCCGATTTTGTGAACAAAGCGAGGGTCGTTGAGGAATATGTGAAAATGGTAGCTTTGTCCAAGGAAACTCACGAAGGAAACACTAGTCAGGGACGTGGCAAGTATTTTCATCCGAGGGGTCAGAGTTTCAAGAGAGGAGGATATGTGCCTCATG GTGGTTGCTTCAACTATGGCTTGCCTGGTCACCTTGCGAGAGATTGCACTCGTGGGAAGACCCCGAATGCGGGTCAGAGTCAGCACCAAGGGCGAGTGTTTGCTGTGAACGCCAAGGATGCTTCTAAGGCGGATCCATTGATGAGAGGTATATGTTTAATTGGTGATAAGACCTTAGTTGCATTGTATGATACTGGAGCTTCGCATTCATTTATTTCATTTGACAAAGTTGAGGAACTAGGCTTGAAAGTGGCAAAGTTagcttttgaattgcatgtacATACTCCACATCAGACGGTTATGACTAGGTCATGTTGTTGGCAAGTAGGTTTCAAGCTTGAGGGTAGAGACTCTGTGCATGATTTGATCTGTTTACTAATGGTTGGGTTGGAGATAATTTTGGGGTTTGATTGGTTGTCAAAGAATCGAGTTTTGTTGGATTGCTTTGAGCGGTCAATTCAGTTTATACCGGAAGGAGAAAATGGAGTAGTGATGGCTGAGGGTTATTACCTGAACTCTGTAGTGGTGCACTGTAGTGGGAAAGAGTGTCAGGGTTATATCTTGTTGGCTGCTAATGCGTTGGGTGATGCCTAG